AAAAGAGTGTTTTAGCAGGGAGTCGACGGTCACCGATACGGCTATCGTGTCATTCGGCCAACGATCGAGCAAATGCAGTGTTTTACTCAATACTAAACGGTCAAAACGTTCTGTTAAGCCAAATTGCTGTACCAACGGCATAAACTCCGCAGGTTGCAGCTCATCACTGCCATCATGAATACGATATAGTATCTCCCGATGGTTCAATTCACCTTTTACCGTCATCGCCGGCTTGTAATATATATCCGGCCCGCCCTTGTCCAACATCTGTTCTAACAGCGTTCTCCAGCGAACGCTGCCTCTGACAGTATTGGTTACCTGACTGTCATAGATAAACCAACCGTTGCTCCCCTGTAATACCGCCGTGCGGGCAGCCTGTTCGGCATTATCCATAATTTGTTCTGGTGTCTGTCCTACATGGTAAAGACAAATACCGATATGAATCAGAGACTCTTTTTCAATGTTTGATGATACTGGCAACATATCCACTGCATTAACCAGTTGAGCAGCGATAGCATCGGCTTCTTTTAGTGAGCGATGAGGTAACATGACGCTGAAATCATTGTCGAAATAACGAGCCAATAATGCTGCCGGATGGCGCATGATAAAGGTCGATAGCATATTCACCAACATATACAGCAAATCGTCAATCACATCTTTACCATGCTCGATCGCCATCAATTCTAACTCTGGCAAACGAATCATCATGACCACCCCGTGGGCATTAGGCTCTTCAAGCTGGGTCGCCAATTGATTATCAAAAAATAGGCGATTATTAAGTCCAGTTTGCGCATCCTGAGCGGCAAACGATCGAATCAGTTTATCCACCCTGACGCGTTCATTATTCATATTACTCAGCTCAGATAGCAACCGGTTAATCGCAGCGCTGGTATTCACCGGCCACTCTTTTTCATCCGAAACTTCGGCACCTTCCCTCTCTCCGGCTAAAATTCGTTGAGAGCGCTCCTCTAGTAACAGCAAGCCTTTAAACTGCTGCTTGAGCCAGTGAATCCACCAGAACATGATCAACCCAATAAAAACAGTGACCGCAAGAATGGCTAACAGAATGGGTAATGAAAAGAGTGTGCTAAGAATCGGGTTAACATAGAGGATCTGCATGCGATAGCCGGGATGCTGAGGTAACGCCAGATCGGTCTCGCTAAGGGTGTAAAACTTTTCCCAGAAACTGGGACGATTATCACTGATATGGGTATAAATGGTTTTATCTTTTTCGTCTTTAATCGTCAGGTGGCGTACGCTGGTCGCATGCATCACTACGGGAAGCCAACGGTCATAAGCACTTGGGGATTGGTAAATCAACGCCTGATCTACCGTAGTGGCAAGCGCATACCAATGCTTCTCCATTTTCTCCTCACCGACAAAATAGACACTTAACATACTGGTCATCAGTGCCAAAATCATAGTAAGAAAAACTAATAAAGAAATAAAAATAGATAATCTGGCGGTAAATTTCATTCCCATAGTAAATTGTTCTAATATGCTGGAAAGCAGTACAAAATTTGCAGAACAGATGCTCTACATCGCAACTTAACTTGCTGGTATTTTAGCAGACTTTATCAAAAATCGGGACTTAACGTCATATTTTAATAAGATCAACACACTCTTTTACCTACAAAAAGTGATAGTCATTTTCTGCACATGAAGCAATATAGCCGATAACGGCTTGGTTTTATTTCGGTCATCATAGCAAAAATGTCAGCACCTTATCGATTGCCGCTTGGGCAACAAAAGAGAATAATAACGGTAATGACAAGTTGCTCGAAATGAAATAGTGGTTATTTCATTTCCCTCCTTTAACTTTCGGATAAGAGTAAAAACAATGATTAAAGCTCTGGTTCTTGAACAACAAGATGGACAAACACGGGCATCAATCAAAGATGTCACCTCAGAACAATTGCCTGAAGGCAATGTCACCGTTGATATCAATTGGTCCAGTATCAACTATAAAGATGCACTGGCGATTACCGGCAAGGGGAAAATTATCCGTAATTTTCCGATGGTACCCGGCATTGATTTCGCCGGTATCGTTCATAGTAGTGATGATCCACGCTTTTTCCCTGGCCAAAATGTGATACTCACTGGCTGGGGGGTCGGTGAAACCCATTGGGGAGGATTAGCAGAACGGGCTCGTGTTAACGGTGACTGGCTGGTTCCTATGCCTGAAGGGTTAGATCAGCGCAAAGCGATGATTATTGGTACTGCGGGCCTGACCGCTATGCTGTGCGTCATGGCATTAGAAGAAGGTGGAGTTGTACCTGAAAGTGGTGAAGTGCTGGTTACCGGTGCCAGCGGTGGTGTGGGAAGTACCGCCGTTGCGTTATTGCATAAACTGGGTTATCAGGTTTCCGCCGTCAGTGGACGCCAGCACAATGCTGAATATCTGTTATCTCTCGGTGCGAAATACGTGCTGGAAAGAGAGAGTTTTAGTGAAGCCGCTAAACCGCTGGAAAAACAGCGTTGGGCAGGGGCCGTAGATGTTGCAGGCGGAGAACTGCTGGCTAAAATTATCGCGCAGATGAATTATAACGGTACAATTGCTGCTTGCGGTCTGGCGGGTGGATACCAACTGCCAACCACAGTTATGCCATTTATACTGCGTAATGTACGTTTGCAGGGTGTGGATTCCGTCATGATATCGACAGAACGTCGGATTCAAGCATGGAAACGTCTGGCAGAAATACTACCGGAAAACTTCTATCAGTTAGCCACCAGCGAAATTACATTGAAAGATGTACCTGCAACGGCAGATAACTTGCTGTCAGGCAAAGTGACCGGTCGTGTACTGGTGAATATCGCCTGATTCTTCTGTTTAATATTGATACCCCACGTTTTCAGCGTGGGGTCAATCGGGCGATGATCTCTCCTATATAAGAATATTCTCTATCCAATTTCTGGCAAAACATAACGATCGGGACAATGATTTGTCTAATCATCCATAATATCTTTTGTTAGCAGGGCCTCTATCATGGTCAGAAAAACACGCTTAACTGAAAGCTCAGTCACCCCTGAACAACTGTTTCACCAACGTCGCAGAATTTTACAGGCACTGGGTATTAGCGCGGCGGCATTAGCACTACCCCTTAATGCTCAGGCTGAACTACTCTCATGGCTGACCGGTGGAGATAAACCCAAAACGCCGACCGGTAAAGCATTGACATTTACCCCTTCGGCCAACTACCACCCCAATCTACCTTTGACGCCTGAAGAAAAAGTTATTGGATACAATAACTTTTATGAATTTGGTCTGGATAAAGCCGATCCGGCGGCCAATGCCGCAACGCTAAAAACCGAAGGATGGAAAATTCGCATCAGTGGTGAAGTGGCCAAGCCGATAACCCTAGATATGGATGAGATCCTTAAACGCTTTCCGCTGGAGGAGCGTATTTATCGTCTGCGCTGTGTGGAAGCCTGGTCAATGGTGATTCCATGGCTCGGTTTTGAACTGAACAAACTACTCAAATTGGCGGAACCAACCAGTAAAGCGCGCTATGTTGCCTTTCAAACCCTTTACGATCCAGAAAGTATGCCGGGACAAAAGAGCCGCTATATTGGCGGAGGGCTGGACTACCCTTATGTTGAAGGCTTGCGTATGGATGAAGCCATGCATCCGCTAACGTTATTAACCGTCGGGGTATACGGCAAAATGCTGCCAAACCAGAATGGAGCCCCCATTCGGCTAATTGTTCCTTGGAAATATGGTTTCAAAAGTATTAAGTCGATTGTTGAGATCAAACTGGTGGAACAGCAACCACCAACAACCTGGAATTTAAGTGCACCGGATGAATACGGTTTTTATGCCAACGTAAATCCTCAGGTGGATCATCCTCGTTGGTCTCAAGCAACAGAGCGCGTTATTGGCAGTAGCGGTTTGCTGGATGTAAAACGTCAGCCCACACTTTTGTTTAACGGATATGGCGATCAGGTTGCTTCTCTCTATCAAAGCTTAGACTTACGGAGTCACTTTTAGTGAAGATGACGACAGAGAATATAAAATGGTTCAAGCTGATACTGCATCTGCTGGCATTTATTCCTCTGCTATGGCTGATACTCTCCATTAATCAGGGATGGCTGAGTGCCGATGCGGCAAAAGACATTCAACATTACACGGGCAGAATGGCGCTCAAGCTACTACTAGCAACCCTGCTGGTTACACCGTTAGCCCGAATGCTCCATCAACCCATACTGATTCGCTGCCGACGGCTTCTTGGCTTATGGTGCTTTGCTTGGGCAACCTTACATCTGATTTGTTACAGCGTTTTAGAACTGGGTTTAGATATCTCACTATTGCTGCAAGAGCTGATTAAACGTAACTACCTTATTCTGGGTATTATCAGTTGGCTGATATTATTGATAATGACTCTGACTTCAACACAGAACTTCCAGCGAAAATTAGGTTCTAATTGGCAAACTATCCATAATTTTATCTATGTGATAGCAATATTAGCGCCAATACATGCCCTATTATCCACCAAAGTGCTGTCTCTGGAGCTGACAATCTATGCCGCAACCTCGCTGTTGTTGTTGGCATCTCGCTATAAAAAACTCAAAAAATGGTGGGAAAAGTATAAAAGAGGCAAATGATTTTTACCTGCCGAATGCTTATCCGCCAAGGCTTAGCCCGATATGGGCTAAACTATCTTCGCTGATAAGACCAGTAAACAGCTGCTAATTTCGGCGAAATAGTTATAATGGCGCACTTTAATTTGCTCCATTCATACAATTTCACAAGAAGAAGAGTGACAATTGGCTGACATCGAGTTATTTTTACCGATTATTGTTTGATTGCCGGAGATGTCAGCACAATGACGAAGAAAGCGCACATTTTGCTGTTAAATGGCCCTAATCTGAATCTATTAGGGACGCGTGAACCTGATAAATATGGACATACGACCCTGACTGACATCGTAACCAAATTAGAGAATGAAGCCCTGCGCTCAGGCGTGGCATTTTCTCATCTGCAATCAAACGCTGAATACGAGATTATTGATACGATTCATCAAGCTCGTGGCTCAGTCGATTTTATTCTGATTAATCCGGCAGCGTTCACCCATACTAGCGTAGCAATTCGGGATGCGCTGCTGGCCGTCAATATTCCATTTATTGAAATCCACCTGTCTAACGTCCATGCTCGTGAGCCATTCAGACACCATTCTTATCTTTCTGATATTGCAGTGGGTGTGATTTGTGGCCTCGGTGCCGACGGTTATGACTTTGCTCTGCAAGCTGCCCTGCGCCGTTTGCAATAACTTTTTATTCCACGTAACAAGAGAATACGGAATCACACCTATGGATATTCGTAAAATTAAAAAACTGATCGAACTGGTTGAAGAGTCTGGCATCAATGAGCTGGAAATCTCGGAAGGCGAAGAGTCAGTACGTATCAGCCGCGGCCCTGTTGCTGGTAGCTATATGCCAATGCAGCAATATGCTCTACCTCAGGCACCTATTGCTGCTCAGCCAGCACCTGTCTCTGCTGCGCCAGTTGAAGCAACGGCTCCAGCCGCTATCAGCGGTCACATCGTTCGCTCACCAATGGTAGGTACTTTCTACCGTACACCGAGCCCAGATGCAAAAGCGTTTATTGAAGTGGGTCAAACCGTTTCTGTTGGCGATACCTTATGTATCGTTGAAGCGATGAAAATGATGAACCAAATTGAAGCTGATAAATCAGGCGTGGTAAAAGCGATCCTGTTAGAAAGCGGACAGCCGGTAGAATTTGACGAGCCGCTAGTCATCATTGAATAACGAGGCGAGCTATGTCTAAAAAAATGGACAAAATCGAAAAAGTTGTTATCGCGAACCGGGGTGAAATCGCCCTACGTATTTTGCGTGCCTGTAAAGAGCTAGGCATTAAAACGGTAGCGGTTCACTCCAGCGCCGATCGCGATTTAAAACACGTACTGTTGGCAGATGAAACCGTTTGTATCGGCCCTGCTCAGTCAGTCAAAAGCTATCTAAACATCCCTGCGTTAATTGCCGCAGCCGAAATTACCGGTGCCGATGCGATTCACCCGGGATACGGTTTTCTGTCTGAAAACGCAGACTTTGCCGAGCAGGTAGAACGTTCTGGCTTTATCTTTATCGGCCCTAAAGCCGATACCATTCGTATGATGGGTGATAAAGTTTCGGCTATCCACGCCATGAAGAAAGCGGGAGTTCCTTGTGTCCCTGGTTCTGATGGCCCACTGGATGATGATATGGTAAGAAACCGGGGGCTGGCTCAGCGCATCGGTTATCCGGTCATTATCAAAGCATCTGGTGGCGGTGGCGGTCGCGGTATGCGCGTAGTCCGCAGCGACAAAGATCTAGAAGAATCCATTATCATGACGCGTGCTGAAGCAAAAGCTGCTTTCAACAACGACATGGTATACATGGAAAAATTCTTGGAAAACCCACGCCATATCGAAATTCAAATCATGGCGGATGGTCAAGGCCATGCCGTGTATCTGGCAGAACGTGACTGTTCTATGCAACGTCGCCACCAGAAAGTGGTTGAAGAAGCGCCAGCACCGGGTATCACTGAAGAGCTACGTCGCAGCATCGGTGAGCGTTGTACCAAAGCCTGTGTTGAGATCGGCTATCGTGGTGCAGGTACCTTTGAATTCTTGTATGAAAACGGCGAGTTCTATTTCATCGAAATGAACACCCGTATTCAGGTAGAACATCCGGTTACCGAAATGATTACCGGCGTTGACCTGATTAAAGAGCAACTGCGTGTAGCCGATGGTCAAAAACTGTCTATCAAGCAGAAAGATGTTCAGGTACATGGTCATGCCATTGAGTGCCGTATCAACGCGGAAGATCCGAATAACTTCCTGCCATCGCCGGGTAAGATCACCCGTTTCCATGCGCCAGGCGGTTTCGGTATTCGCTGGGAATCCCATATTTATGCCGGTTATAGCGTACCGCCATACTATGATTCCATGATCGGCAAACTGATTGCTTACGGTGAAACCCGTGAAGTCGCGATTTCGCGCATGAAGAATGCGCTGGCTGAGTTGATTATC
Above is a window of Limnobaculum parvum DNA encoding:
- the accB gene encoding acetyl-CoA carboxylase biotin carboxyl carrier protein: MDIRKIKKLIELVEESGINELEISEGEESVRISRGPVAGSYMPMQQYALPQAPIAAQPAPVSAAPVEATAPAAISGHIVRSPMVGTFYRTPSPDAKAFIEVGQTVSVGDTLCIVEAMKMMNQIEADKSGVVKAILLESGQPVEFDEPLVIIE
- the acuI gene encoding acrylyl-CoA reductase (NADPH), whose protein sequence is MKALVLEQQDGQTRASIKDVTSEQLPEGNVTVDINWSSINYKDALAITGKGKIIRNFPMVPGIDFAGIVHSSDDPRFFPGQNVILTGWGVGETHWGGLAERARVNGDWLVPMPEGLDQRKAMIIGTAGLTAMLCVMALEEGGVVPESGEVLVTGASGGVGSTAVALLHKLGYQVSAVSGRQHNAEYLLSLGAKYVLERESFSEAAKPLEKQRWAGAVDVAGGELLAKIIAQMNYNGTIAACGLAGGYQLPTTVMPFILRNVRLQGVDSVMISTERRIQAWKRLAEILPENFYQLATSEITLKDVPATADNLLSGKVTGRVLVNIA
- the csrD gene encoding RNase E specificity factor CsrD, yielding MKFTARLSIFISLLVFLTMILALMTSMLSVYFVGEEKMEKHWYALATTVDQALIYQSPSAYDRWLPVVMHATSVRHLTIKDEKDKTIYTHISDNRPSFWEKFYTLSETDLALPQHPGYRMQILYVNPILSTLFSLPILLAILAVTVFIGLIMFWWIHWLKQQFKGLLLLEERSQRILAGEREGAEVSDEKEWPVNTSAAINRLLSELSNMNNERVRVDKLIRSFAAQDAQTGLNNRLFFDNQLATQLEEPNAHGVVMMIRLPELELMAIEHGKDVIDDLLYMLVNMLSTFIMRHPAALLARYFDNDFSVMLPHRSLKEADAIAAQLVNAVDMLPVSSNIEKESLIHIGICLYHVGQTPEQIMDNAEQAARTAVLQGSNGWFIYDSQVTNTVRGSVRWRTLLEQMLDKGGPDIYYKPAMTVKGELNHREILYRIHDGSDELQPAEFMPLVQQFGLTERFDRLVLSKTLHLLDRWPNDTIAVSVTVDSLLKHSFQVWLRHNLLEKEKSYRKRIIFELAEADVCQYSEQLRPVIRLLHLLGCRLGIVQAGLTVVSTIYIKTMPIEVIKLHPGLVRNIDRRPENQLFVDSLISACEGTNVVVMAASVRTHPEWKTLRSRGIGGGQGEFFASPVLIPPPKEKNSGKNRHY
- the accC gene encoding acetyl-CoA carboxylase biotin carboxylase subunit, producing MDKIEKVVIANRGEIALRILRACKELGIKTVAVHSSADRDLKHVLLADETVCIGPAQSVKSYLNIPALIAAAEITGADAIHPGYGFLSENADFAEQVERSGFIFIGPKADTIRMMGDKVSAIHAMKKAGVPCVPGSDGPLDDDMVRNRGLAQRIGYPVIIKASGGGGGRGMRVVRSDKDLEESIIMTRAEAKAAFNNDMVYMEKFLENPRHIEIQIMADGQGHAVYLAERDCSMQRRHQKVVEEAPAPGITEELRRSIGERCTKACVEIGYRGAGTFEFLYENGEFYFIEMNTRIQVEHPVTEMITGVDLIKEQLRVADGQKLSIKQKDVQVHGHAIECRINAEDPNNFLPSPGKITRFHAPGGFGIRWESHIYAGYSVPPYYDSMIGKLIAYGETREVAISRMKNALAELIIDGIKTNVSLQLRIMNDRGFEKGGTNIHYLEKMLGIQEK
- the msrP gene encoding protein-methionine-sulfoxide reductase catalytic subunit MsrP; the encoded protein is MVRKTRLTESSVTPEQLFHQRRRILQALGISAAALALPLNAQAELLSWLTGGDKPKTPTGKALTFTPSANYHPNLPLTPEEKVIGYNNFYEFGLDKADPAANAATLKTEGWKIRISGEVAKPITLDMDEILKRFPLEERIYRLRCVEAWSMVIPWLGFELNKLLKLAEPTSKARYVAFQTLYDPESMPGQKSRYIGGGLDYPYVEGLRMDEAMHPLTLLTVGVYGKMLPNQNGAPIRLIVPWKYGFKSIKSIVEIKLVEQQPPTTWNLSAPDEYGFYANVNPQVDHPRWSQATERVIGSSGLLDVKRQPTLLFNGYGDQVASLYQSLDLRSHF
- the msrQ gene encoding protein-methionine-sulfoxide reductase heme-binding subunit MsrQ, producing the protein MTTENIKWFKLILHLLAFIPLLWLILSINQGWLSADAAKDIQHYTGRMALKLLLATLLVTPLARMLHQPILIRCRRLLGLWCFAWATLHLICYSVLELGLDISLLLQELIKRNYLILGIISWLILLIMTLTSTQNFQRKLGSNWQTIHNFIYVIAILAPIHALLSTKVLSLELTIYAATSLLLLASRYKKLKKWWEKYKRGK
- the aroQ gene encoding type II 3-dehydroquinate dehydratase, producing MTKKAHILLLNGPNLNLLGTREPDKYGHTTLTDIVTKLENEALRSGVAFSHLQSNAEYEIIDTIHQARGSVDFILINPAAFTHTSVAIRDALLAVNIPFIEIHLSNVHAREPFRHHSYLSDIAVGVICGLGADGYDFALQAALRRLQ